Proteins encoded together in one Plasmodium cynomolgi strain B DNA, chromosome 9, whole genome shotgun sequence window:
- a CDS encoding hypothetical protein (putative) — MKDNENQEVLPEEESRNAPRETNLKNFEKTFIHDWQKALKRVEEGRKCCEHLSRIFQELICIEKEYEQNLRNLCNSFKDFSDESSGIKNGIASLKKNIERRCEQIVDFINYVESEIIYSTLNTTLINHKNVYDQIRIDGMESDKMVERTKRDTVKYVQNCVSAYENLVDSIHVFHNSTYYHPLKRIELSNVCIHKYLLAKKREYEYKNIINNVNQVELKKEKKMKSILYSLESMDYKRISCIKDNVMKYLIFFTSYIRNVQYDLNGCIDVFKDVDAGREIEEYCKMYCERGGAAGKRQGEDFFLYNNIVSWPMLIDHRNEFNCVGVGSSYGSRGDHPENDDYVSSARSKYGSLFSSLFNVNVYKNLIQSEHSDRTRGTESKGVGSVYTNIFNEIVFFNNKEESGGGEDEAGEDAMGRSDPGGNADWENPGEVSNPSDTLNRSKDALREGEQNETGEMPAQSGKREPTEGEANSMVRSFPPGEISPTRKELIEDGYNVDPNERGQGQVVNLADGTATEDSIKREFIQVEDRQGGDINRAEEVDNRRSNPEGGGDGHSIKRNSVHCESDLSYTYVRDMLERDGTQNEQDSDSGGSEVDYTNRFKKMEIFFQFYLKNLFHGNFTKIEEFNISAYFNVYNNRLIFCECLMYYVKKGKTFFKNMNGMIIFARIILSFLDYCDLYFDYWSSIYILVASENFYFEVEENYPLDVKRLLEECHFFEKFKRGKAVGRGESPMGATHMNTGHVQGRRKNNLGMDDFFIMDEDENGKGGSSKARNVRVFSKMSVTSSRVRRSVVNIYESREEGEKAGDVEKEGDVEKEGYVEKEGGVEKAGYVEKEGDVEKASYVEKEGDVEKASDLEKAGDVEKNDQVDDHSNGDAPALADVEGSGQEQVITRTIGSSASREEPPNDDFPEDLERKDEGKKNCEQEVNEEEMNEEEKKSGERGTPMSSGNIPRRKKILLHKFVYAHNLWNNIKFWEVSLLIIISEIIQESVLLEKLKYENKESYGLSINQIGLLLNKVFHSFDLKNDPISRKYFFQIIDIATNKKITLNYIKTDVGNLNTEYKKYYLQYYNNYLNDDSRPGGKKL, encoded by the exons ATGAAGGATAATGAGAACCAGGAGGTTCTCCCGGAGGAAGAAAGTAGGAATGCCCCGAGGGAGaccaatttgaagaatttcGAAAAGACCTT CATCCACGATTGGCAGAAGGCACTAAAGCGTGTAGAAGAAGGGAGGAAGTGTTGCGAACACCTGAGTAGAATTTTCCAAGAATTGATTTGCATCGAAAAGGAGTACGAACAAAACTTAAGAAATTTGTGTAACTCATTTAAAGACTTTAGTGATGAATCATCTGGGATCAAAAACGGAATAGCAAgtctaaaaaaaaacatagaaaGGAGATGTGAACAGATAGTAGATTTTATTAACTATGTGGAAagtgaaataatttataGTACCCTGAACACTACACTGattaatcataaaaatgtgtatgatCAGATTAGAATAGATGGAATGGAAAGTGATAAAATGGTGGAGAGAACTAAAAGGGATACagtaaaatatgtgcaaaattGTGTAAGTGCTTACGAAAATTTAGTAGATTCTATTCATGTCTTTCACAATAGTACTTATTACCATCCACTGAAACGGATTGAACTCTCTAATGtttgtatacataaatatttactaGCCAAAAAGAGGGAGTATGAATATAAGAacattataaataatgtgAACCAAGtagaattgaaaaaagaaaaaaaaatgaaaagcattCTGTACTCTCTTGAATCGATGGACTACAAAAGAATTTCATGTATAAAGGATAACGTGATGAaatacttaattttttttacctcctaTATTAGGAATGTTCAATATGACCTGAATGGCTGTATTGACGTGTTTAAAGATGTGGACGCAGGTCGGGAGATTGAGGAGTATTGCAAAATGTATTGTGAGAGGGGAGGGGCTGCTGGGAAGAGACAAGGAGAGGATTTCTTCCTTTACAATAATATTGTCTCGTGGCCAATGCTAATAGATCACCGAAATGAGTTTAACTGTGTTGGGGTGGGATCTTCGTACGGTAGTCGAGGTGACCACCCCGAGAACGATGACTATGTGAGCAGCGCGAGGAGTAAGTATGGGAGCTTATTCTCGTCGCTCTTCAACGTTAACGTGTACAAGAATTTGATTCAAAGTGAGCACAGTGATCGGACGAGGGGAACGGAGAGCAAGGGGGTCGGCAGTGTGTATACGAATATTTTTAacgaaattgttttttttaacaataagGAGGAGAGcggtgggggggaggatgAGGCGGGGGAGGATGCGATGGGGCGTAGTGATCCGGGTGGAAATGCCGACTGGGAGAACCCTGGCGAGGTGTCCAACCCGAGTGACACGCTCAACCGCAGTAAGGATGCCCTTCGCGAGGGGGAGCAAAACGAAACAGGGGAAATGCCTGCACAGTCAGGTAAAAGGGAACCCACTGAGGGGGAGGCCAATTCGATGGTAAGGTCATTTCCACCAGGGGAGATATCCCCAACGAGGAAGGAGTTGATAGAAGATGGATATAATGTGGACCCAAATGAACGTGGGCAGGGGCAGGTTGTTAATCTAGCAGATGGAACTGCCACAGAGGATTCTATCAAAAGGGAGTTTATTCAGGTGGAAGATCGCCAAGGGGGTGACATAAATCGCGCAGAAGAGGTAGACAATCGGAGGAGCAACCCCGAGGGAGGGGGAGATGGACATAGTATTAAACGTAACAGTGTGCACTGCGAGTCTGATCTGAGTTACACGTACGTAAGGGACATGCTAGAAAGGGATGGTACACAGAACGAGCAGGACTCAGACAGCGGAGGAAGCGAAGTGGATTATACAAaccgatttaaaaaaatggaaattttttttcaattttatttgaaaaatttatttcatggaaattttacgaaaatagAAGAATTCAACATTTCGGCATATTTCAACGTGTACAATAAtcgattaattttttgtgagtGTCTGATGtattatgttaaaaaggggaaaacattttttaaaaatatgaacggcatgattatatttgcaagaattattttgtcctttttggACTACTGCGATTTGTACTTTGATTACTGGTCTTCCATCTACATTTTGGTCGCTtcggaaaatttttattttgaagtgGAGGAAAATTACCCCCTCGATGTTAAGCGGTTGTTGGAggagtgccatttttttgagaagttcaaaaggggaaaggcaGTCGGTAGGGGGGAGTCCCCAATGGGGGCAACCCATATGAACACTGGTCATGTGcagggaaggagaaaaaacaacctTGGGATGGacgattttttcattatggATGAGgatgaaaatggaaaggggGGTTCATCTAAGGCACGTAACGTGCGGGTGTTCTCGAAGATGAGTGTGACGAGTAGCAGAGTGAGGAGGAGTGTCGTGAATATATACGAGAGTAGggaggaaggggagaaaGCGGGCGATGTGGAGAAGGAGGGCGACGTGGAGAAGGAGGGCTATGTAGAAAAGGAGGGCGGCGTGGAGAAGGCGGGCTATGTAGAGAAGGAGGGCGACGTGGAGAAGGCGAGCTATGTAGAAAAGGAGGGCGACGTGGAGAAGGCGAGCGATTTAGAGAAGGCCGGCGATGTGGAAAAGAATGACCAGGTGGACGACCACTCCAATGGCGACGCTCCTGCGCTAGCTGATGTAGAGGGTAGCGGACAGGAACAAGTAATAACAAGAACAATCGGGTCCAGTGCGTCGAGGGAAGAGCCCCCAAATGATGACTTCCCGGAGGATTTGGAACGGAAGGacgaagggaagaaaaattgcgAACAAGAAGtgaacgaagaagaaatgaacgaagaggaaaagaagagtGGCGAAAGGGGTACTCCCATGAGTAGTGGGAACATCCcacggaggaagaaaattctGTTGCACAAATTTGTGTACGCCCACAACCTGTGGAACAACATAAAGTTTTGGGAAGTGAGTCTCTTAATTATCATTTCGGAAATAATCCAAGAAAGTGTTCTACTGGAAAAACTAAAATACGAAAACAAAGAATCG TATGGATTATCAATTAACCAAATTGGTTTGCTCCTAAACAAAGTGTTTCACAGTTTTGACTTAAAGAATGACCCCATTtctcgaaaatattttttccaaatcatTGATATTGctacgaataaaaaaatcactctgaattatataaagaCGGATGTTGGGAATTTGAACACGGAGTATAAGAAGTACTACTTGCAGTACTATAACAACTATTTGAATGACGACAGTCGGccgggggggaagaagctttGA
- a CDS encoding hypothetical protein (putative) yields MKRPFGSAQVSILLLLVLLLYKTCNAVSLLESIKHDLQIVNNHNFNTVVNKFRSEKVFSVLFFQKTNKNIKDVIKNYNDVASKFKGIFTLCIADCDENPTLCENELSLYVPDYKTTNTHHLLIYPINPMPKFLFSEEMNEANLKKYTYLIPSKIEVVKDEKDFNVFLSKHENMPKVLDFSNKKKPNYVLNALSNSFNKKLMFCYINNELNDLVQKYNIKTFPSILILKKSKLVDTYKGKPNFISMFDWLNVHSETFVLGGGFDISPDKTVDKPWKFELVPKFTKMSHGDICFKKADKGLCLIYLKEGDKLEKTEIDMLLSLKEKFKPHIDGRGINFRYMWMDIATETNFRTLFEVKNYPSVVVFNPYKRIRYAKLNEDLVATKENIEKLLEKISGGDAKFTMLKGQTLPEFVQDDSNPNANVKDEL; encoded by the exons atgaaacgccCATTTGGCTCAGCCCAGGTCTCAATCCTGCTACTTCTCGTGCTACTCCTATACAAGACATGCAATGCAGTGTCCCTCCTAGAGTCCATAAAGCACGACCTACAAATCGTGAATAATCACAACTTCAACACAGTAGTTAACAAATTCAGAAGCGAAAAAGTTTTCTCCGTTCTCTTCTttcaaaaaacaaataaaaatataaaagacgTAATAAAAAACTACAACGATGTTGCATCCAAGTTTAAAGGAATATTCACTTTATGTATAGCTGACTGTGATGAAAACCCAACCCTCTGTGAAAATGAATTATCACTCTACGTCCCAGATTATAAAACGACAAATACTCACCACTTGTTGATATACCCTATAAACCCAATgcctaaatttttattcagtgaagaaatgaatgaagcaaatttaaaaaaatacacctaCCTTATTCCATCGAAAATTGAAGTCGttaaagatgaaaaagatTTTAATGTCTTCCTTTCCAAACATGAAAATATGCCAAAGGTCCTTGACTTcagtaacaaaaaaaaacctaatTATGTACTCAATGCTCTAAGTAACAgcttcaataaaaaattaatgttcTGTTATATTAACAACGAATTGAATGACCTTGTACAGAAATACAACATAAAGACATTCCCTAGTATactaatattaaaaaagagtAAGTTGGTAGATACATATAAAGGTAAGCCAAATTTTATTAGCATGTTTGATTGGCTAAATGTCCACTCGGAGACTTTTGTCCTCGGTGGAGGGTTTGACATATCACCAGATAAAACGGTTGACAAACCTTGGAAATTCGAATTGGTTCCGAAATTCACCAAAATGTCACATGGAGATATTTGCTTTAAGAAAGCGGACAAAGGACTGTGTCTCATTTATTTGAAAGAGGGGGATAAGttagaaaaaacagaaatcgACATGCTTCTCTCTCTTAAGGAGAAGTTCAAGCCACACATAGATGGAAG AGGCATCAACTTCCGATACATGTGGATGGACATCGCCACGGAGACCAACTTCCGCACCCTGTTCGAAGTCAAGAACTATCCCTCCGTTGTCGTCTTCAACCCGTACAAGCGAATTCGTTACGCAAAACTGAACGAAGATTTGGTTGCCACgaaagaaaatattgaaaaacttttggaaaaaatttctggaGGAGATGCTAAATTTACCATGCTCAAGGGACAAACTTTGCCTGAGTTCGTTCAGGACGATTCGAATCCCAACGCGAACGTAAAAGACGAGTTATAA
- a CDS encoding helicase (putative) encodes MFRNVCDYFKSANEKSENCEKGAADGGNNKSDGNANGVNDESAERGTLCDEANQEDYLNEGSYKNIGDIYKEEASTENNFKKNYDSYNDLDNDRKGCSTSDEESRKNKDLVSNGDTCKNSEPFVNNCEISASCAVSDVIGESNVDAESGSGALGSNAGSNDGRNFSCESENERDVLDPEGRSSSRRDKHKLDQSDEALKRRKLTEAGEAAEEAAVVAGEAAPAVAEEGEENKTKGDGEEIVENAHVEHDEKAIEGEEAAVDKEQPVEEKLEESANPPSEEKVNYLQEKLEQLLSETKRYTEKLSGQRLKMSVQSKANRTRRCAMTEKEEDYMLLKDANEEDETFIIKQPANINGCMKPYQIEGLNWLYQLYRHRINGILADEMGLGKTLQTISLLCYLRFNKNIKRKSIIICPRSTLDNWYQEIKKWCTEMKAFKYYGSKEQRRELNKNVLHTDYDVLLTTYEIVIKDKSALFDIDWFFLVIDEAHRIKNDKSVLSSSVRFLRSENRLLITGTPLHNNLKELWSLLNFLMPKIFDNSEEFDNLFNISKISLNDNKQSEIITQLHTILKPFMLRRLKVEVEQSLPPKREIYVFVGMSKLQKKLYSDILSKNIDVINAMTGSKNQMLNILMQLRKCCNHPYLFDGIEEPPYVEGNHLIETSGKMSLLDKLLPRLKKENSRVLLFSQMTRVLDIIDDYCRWKNYEYLRIDGSTVGDERQIRINQFNEPNSKYFIFLLSTRAGGIGINLTTADIVILFDSDYNPQMDIQAMDRAHRIGQKKKVIVYRFVTQNSVEEKIVERAAKKLKLDSLIIQKGKLNLNNKENNKQELHDILNFGAPEVYKTQDISSISDEDIDIILADAEKRTMEIENKLKNLENIFDLSNISLDGGLNMYNDLAKDGSEESSDEEYSDSEDGEEEEENKNYSEGEHLEGQEGAEGGDIHGVTKKKKKKKKNLNKIRSTIKKFLKNNKKNMTFLDLGERKSKWKVMNSTSNKINKKKMELHGWRVEARGGHDFQFFNNAKLDELERLEERLSKYRVTQDKIRKIIDAQSEQKDFEKYINFSDFLDRHGKNIYEIINLIYPNIFDEHTDEEGAGDPSGNGAEGGSANNQDGASKTGDVVDGASKAGDVVDGASKAGDVVDGASDSSSEVQQMKKKIIKLFESKKKLSMVRFRDKNVKVCYEYLTNFVKRHLGESSSNENSNSKKSKSSKPARKSIDHDLINVDIDQIRNEKEELLKEGFAKWNKAEFNKLMSGLIDYGSEDIEFIHEKYFGNSKKTLEDIRAYLRVFFRRYNQVKGGKRFFDKIQKSDLQRQLIQEENDLIANFVEKQLSNGVDTIDKLELPPNLCYEHVQKLEEPPNPTGEVKEEKETKNAMSEEEIAYFERENKILLWLLYQQGVVHTKSIHILTPYYWAQAQDFFKYASTPFENIEYRCRLIVDAVVQMNRRNSKATSSKEKKR; translated from the exons ATGTTCCGAAATGtatgtgattattttaaaagtgccaatgaaaaaagtgaaaactgCGAAAAGGGAGCAGCTGATGGAGGTAATAACAAAAGTGACGGTAATGCCAATGGGGTGAATGACGAGAGTGCAGAAAGGGGCACCCTTTGCGATGAGGCAAACCAGGAGGACTACCTAAATGAGGGGTCttacaaaaatataggtGATATTTACAAAGAGGAAGCGAGCACTGAgaataatttcaaaaagAATTATGACAGTTACAACGATCTGGATAATGATAGGAAGGGGTGCAGTACGAGTGACGAGGAGAgtcgtaaaaataaagacttGGTTAGTAATGGGGATACCTGCAAGAACAGTGAACCGTTTGTGAATAATTGCGAGATCAGCGCGAGTTGCGCGGTGAGCGACGTGATCGGGGAGTCGAACGTGGACGCCGAGAGTGGGAGCGGCGCATTGGGGAGTAACGCAGGAAGTAACGATGGGAGGAACTTCAGTTGCGAATCCGAAAACGAGCGAGATGTGCTAGATCCGGAAggcagaagcagcagcaggagggaTAAGCACAAGCTGGACCAAAGCGATGAAGCCCTCAAGAGGAGGAAATTGACCGAAGCGGGGGAGGCAGCAGAGGAAGCAGCGGTAGTAGCGGGGGAAGCAGCACCGGCAGTAGCagaggaaggggaggaaaataaaaccaaGGGTGATGGGGAAGAAATTGTTGAGAATGCCCACGTGGAGCATGATGAGAAGGCAattgaaggggaagaagcggcggTTGATAAGGAACAGCCGGTGGAGGAGAAACTCGAGGAGAGTGCCAACCCCCCGAGCGAAGAGAAGGTGAATTATTTGCAAGAAAAACTGGAACAGCTCCTGTCCGAGACGAAGCGGTATACGGAGAAGCTCTCAGGTCAGCGACTAAAAATGAGTGTGCAGTCAAAAGCGAACAGAACGAGACGTTGTGCAATGAccgagaaggaggaagattATATGTTATTGAAGGATGCCAACGAGGAGGATGAGACGTTTATTATAAAACAACCAGCTAATATTAACGGGTGCATGAAGCCATATCAAATAGAAGGGCTAAATTGGCTGTATCAGTTGTATAGACACAGAATTAACGGCATTTTAGCAGACGAAATGGGTCTGGGAAAAACCTTGCAAACTATCAGCTTGTTATGTTACTTaagatttaataaaaatataaaacggAAAAGTATCATTATATGTCCCAGGTCGACGTTAGATAATTGGTatcaagaaataaaaaaatggtgcacaGAAATGAAGGCGTTTAAATATTACGGGAGTAAAGAGCAGAGAAGGGAattgaacaaaaatgtgttacaTACAGATTATGATGTGTTGTTGACGACGTACGAAATAGTGATTAAAGATAAGAGCGCCTTGTTTGATATCGACTGGTTTTTTCTCGTAATAGATGAAGCACATAGGATAAAGAATGACAAAAGTGTGTTAAGTTCATCTGTCCGTTTTCTACGATCGGAGAATAGATTGCTAATTACAGGAACTCCTTTACATAATAACTTGAAGGAGTTGTGGTCcctattaaattttttaatgccaaaaatatttgacaACTCGGAAGAATTTGACAacttatttaatatatcaaAGATTAGCTTGAACGATAATAAGCAGAGTGAAATAATAACCCAGCTGCACACCATTTTGAAGCCTTTTATGTTAAGAAGGTTGAAAGTGGAGGTGGAGCAGTCTCTACCCCCCAAGAGGGAGATATATGTATTTGTTGGTATgtcaaaattgcaaaaaaaattatattctgATATACTtagcaaaaatattgatgTAATTAATGCCATGACAGGGAGCAAAAATCAAATGCTTAACATACTTATGCAGCTGAGGAAGTGCTGTAATCATCCCTACCTTTTTGATGGTATTGAAGAACCGCCTTACGTTGAAGGGAATCACTTGATTGAGACATCCGGGAAGATGTCCCTCCTGGATAAGCTCCTCCCAAGactgaaaaaagaaaattcacGTGTGCTCCTATTTTCGCAGATGACTCGAGTTTTAGATATCATAGATGATTATTGCAGGTGGAAGAATTATGAGTACCTTCGTATCGATGGGTCCACAGTAGGAGACGAGAGGCAAATAAGAATCAATCAGTTTAACGAGCCGAatagtaaatattttatttttttgctgtcCACGAGAGCAGGAGGGATTGGAATTAACTTAACTACGGCAGATATTGTCATCCTGTTCGATTCGGACTACAACCCGCAAATGGATATTCAAGCCATGGACAGAGCACATCGTATaggtcagaaaaaaaaagtcatcgTGTACAGATTTGTGACGCAAAATTCagtggaggagaaaattgTCGAAAGGGCAGCGAAGAAGTTAAAGCTAGATTCACTTATTattcaaaagggaaagctaaatttgaataacaaagaaaataacaagCAAGAATTACAcgatattttaaattttggaGCCCCGGAGGTATACAAAACACAGGACATCTCTTCCATTTCGGATGAAGATATTGATATCATTTTAGCTGATGCTGAGAAGAGAACTAtggaaattgaaaataagttaaaaaatttggaaaatatttttgatctATCGAATATATCGCTAGATGGGGGATTGAACATGTACAACGATTTGGCAAAAGACGGTTCAGAAGAATCGAGTGATGAGGAGTATTCAGACTCGGAGGATggtgaagaagaggaggagaacaaaaattaCTCGGAGGGGGAACACCTTGAAGGACAGGAAGGAGCTGAGGGAGGAGACATTCATGGAGTTaccaaaaagaagaagaaaaagaaaaaaaatctcaacAAAATAAGAAGTACGATAAAAAAGTTtctgaaaaataataaaaaaaatatgacctTCCTTGATttaggagaaagaaaaagcaagTGGAAAGTTATGAATTCGACAagcaacaaaattaacaagaaaaaaatggagcttCATGGATGGAGAGTAGAAGCGAGGGGGGGACATGACTTCCagttttttaataatgcaaAATTAGATGAGTTAGAAAGGCTGGAAGAAAGGTTAAGCAAGTATCGTGTTACTCAAGACAAAATTAGGAAAATTATTGACGCGCAAAGTGAGCAAAAGGATTTTGAGaagtatataaatttttctgaCTTTCTTGATCGGCACGGGAAGAACATTTACGAAATTATCAATTTGATATATCCCAACATTTTTGATGAGCACACGGATGAGGAGGGTGCGGGTGACCCCAGTGGGAACGGCGCAGAGGGGGGAAGTGCTAACAACCAGGATGGCGCGAGCAAGACAGGGGATGTTGTCGATGGCGCGAGCAAGGCAGGGGATGTTGTCGATGGCGCGAGCAAGGCAGGGGATGTTGTCGATGGAGCTAGCGACAGCTCAAGCGAGGTCCagcagatgaagaagaaaattatcaaacTGTTTGAgtcgaagaagaagctaAGCATGGTTCGGTTCAGGGACAAAAACGTGAAGGTCTGCTACGAGTACTTAACCAACTTTGTTAAGAGGCACTTGGGAGAGAGCAGTAGTAACGAAAATAGTAACAGCAAAAAGAGTAAGAGCAGCAAGCCGGCTAGGAAGTCCATCGACCATGACTTGATTAACGTAGACATTGATCAGAtaaggaatgaaaaagagGAGCTTCTGAAGGAGGGGTTCGCGAAGTGGAACAAGGCGGAGTTTAACAAGCTGATGAGCGGGCTGATCGACTACGGGAGCGAAGACATCGAGTTCATCCACGAGAAGTACTTCGGCAACTCGAAGAAGACTCTGGAGGACATAAGGGCCTACTTGCGGGTCTTTTTCCGGAGATACAACCAGGTCAAGGGG GGTAAAAGATTCTTCGACAAAATTCAAAAGTCCGACCTGCAGAGGCAGTTGATACAGGAGGAAAACGATCTCATcgcaaatttt GTTGAAAAGCAGCTGTCCAATGGAGTCGATACCATTGACAAGCTGGAGCTTCCCCCGAATCTGTGCTACGAACATGTGCAGAAACTGGAGGAGCCACCAAACCCCACAGGGGAAGTtaaggaagagaaggagaCCAAAAATGCCAtgagtgaagaagaaatagcATATTTCGAacgagaaaataaaatattacttTGGCTGTTGTACCAGCAGGGGGTGGTTCACACAAAGAGCATTCACATTTTG ACGCCCTATTATTGGGCTCAAGCTCaggatttttttaagtacgcAAGCACCCCGTTCGAAAACATCGAGTATAGATGCCGGCTGATCGTGGATGCCGTTGTGCAGATGAACAGAAGG AATTCTAAAGCCACGAGTAgcaaggaaaagaaaaggtga